The Enterobacter mori genomic interval AGCAGGGCCGCCAGCCAGTCATCCACCCTCTGCAGGTCATCCACGTTTCACCGTCCACATTTCGTCGGGTACGTCGGGTTCCGGCACCGCTTCAACGCTCGATACGGTGCCGTCTGTGCTGACAATCACGCGCTCCGTGAGCTGCAGATTGAGGCTGATATCACACAGATCATTGCTCAGGATATCGACGTCAAAGGTAAAAAGTTTTTCGCGCAGCTCCGGGTTGTTGATAGCGTCCGGTTGATTGGTCATTAACCAGAGCAATACGGGCGCCATCACTAAATTCTGGTTGCCGCTAAAATCTTCAATCACCACGTTCAGGGTGTAGCGGTATTCCCATGACATTGAACGGGCGCCGGTTGCAACCAGCGAACCGTTATCAACAAAAAGGTGCAGTTTGTCCGGGTTGTCACGGACATACTCCACCGATTTATTCAGGGCGTTGCGTAAGGACTGCGGCTTGTTCACTGTCTTGCTCCTGACACGCTATGAT includes:
- a CDS encoding phage tail protein — encoded protein: MNKPQSLRNALNKSVEYVRDNPDKLHLFVDNGSLVATGARSMSWEYRYTLNVVIEDFSGNQNLVMAPVLLWLMTNQPDAINNPELREKLFTFDVDILSNDLCDISLNLQLTERVIVSTDGTVSSVEAVPEPDVPDEMWTVKRG